In a genomic window of Meleagris gallopavo isolate NT-WF06-2002-E0010 breed Aviagen turkey brand Nicholas breeding stock chromosome 1, Turkey_5.1, whole genome shotgun sequence:
- the LOC100542571 gene encoding zinc finger protein OZF-like, with amino-acid sequence MGDIQKAQPHQERPARADLHPFTSRRPTTDTLQDSDERPDCKQELEMENEVKLSFVKRQRKAAPSVMAVWECEGGDTPMGKVVLAGDRPDTPACGNGTIWIQQVGEKTYECSECGKNFSRSSYLSQHQRIHLAEKPFSCSECGKSFTRNSDLIKHQRIHTGEKPYQCNECEKTFSQRSNVIRHQRTHTGERHYQCSECGKSFSQNSHLIVHQRSHKGEKPFHCPRCEKSFSDRSSLIIHRRVHTGEKPHKCQVCGKCFRDSSAIIRHHRIHTGEKPYKCTECGKTFRQSSSLVTHMRTHTGEKPYKCPVCGKSFSQSSALTTHRRIHGGEVLPLYHGSLLPSPYQCAECGRRCSDHPTLIKHQTTHAEERPYICVECGDSFRRSSALNVHLRIHRGERPYKCEECGKTFRHSSALGAHLRIHAGSKPYECAECGKSFRKSSTLKVHLKIHVAKKPYKCTVGRRTLSSCSLLP; translated from the coding sequence ATGGGTGACATACAGAAGGCTCAACCTCATCAGGAAAGGCCTGCAAGAGCTGACTTGCACCCGTTCACCTCCAGAAGGCCCACTACAGATACTCTCCAGGACTCTGATGAAAGACCAGACTGCAAGCAGGAGCTGGAGATGGAAAATGAGGTGAAGCTGTCTTTTGTAAAGAGGCAGAGAAAGGCAGCTCCCTCTGTcatggcagtgtgggagtgCGAGGGTGGTGACACTCCCATGGGCAAGGTGGTCCTTGCTGGGGACAGGCCAGACACTCCAGCGTGTGGGAATGGCACCATTTGGATTCAGCAGGTGGGAGAGAAAACCTACGAGTGTTCTGAATGTGGGAAGAACTTCAGCCGGAGCTCGTATCTCAGCCAGCACCAGAGGATCCACCTGGCAGAGAAACCCTTCAGCTGCTCTGAATGTGGGAAGAGTTTCACCCGCAACTCGGACCTGATCAAACACCAGCGGATCCACACAGGTGAGAAGCCCTACCAGTGTAACGAGTGTGAGAAGACCTTCAGCCAGAGGTCCAATGTGATCAGGCACCAGCGGACCCACACGGGAGAGAGACACTACCAGTGCAGTGAGTGCGGGAAGAGCTTCAGCCAGAACTCGCATCTCATCGTCCATCAGAGAAGCCACAAAGGAGAGAAACCATTTCATTGCCCTCGGTGTGAGAAAAGCTTCAGTGACCGCTCCTCCCTTATCATACACCGGAGGGTCCACACTGGAGAGAAGCCCCACAAGTGCCAGGTATGCGGGAAATGCTTTCGGGACAGCTCAGCCATCATTCGGCATCACAGGATCCATACAGGAGAGAAACCCTACAAGTGCACCGAATGTGGGAAAACCTTCCGCCAGAGCTCCTCGCTGGTGACCCACATGCGGACGCATACGGGTGAGAAACCCTACAAATGCCCTGTGTGTGGGAAGAGCTTTAGCCAGAGCTCAGCACTCACCACACATCGCCGCATCCACGGGGGAGAGGTGTTGCCCCTGTACCATGGCAGCCTCTTGCCCAGCCCCTATCAGTGTGCTGAGTGCGGCAGGCGGTGCAGTGACCACCCCACTCTCATCAAGCACCAGACAACGCATGCGGAGGAGCGGCCCTACATCTGTGTGGAGTGTGGGGACAGCTTCCGTCGGAGCTCAGCACTCAATGTCCACTTGAGGATCCACCGTGGGGAGAGACCCTACAAATGTGAGGAATGTGGGAAAACCTTCCGGCATAGCTCAGCTTTGGGTGCACACTTGAGGATCCATGCGGGATCCAAGCCCTACGAGTGCGCTGAATGTGGGAAAAGCTTCCGGAAAAGCTCAACGCTTAAAGTGCATTTGAAAATCCATGTGGCCAAGAAACCTTATAAATGTACTGTGGGTAGGAGGACTCTCTCTTCCTGCTCTCTTCTCCCATAG
- the LOC109365718 gene encoding acrosin-binding protein-like isoform X1 — protein sequence MPHPQLLPSHSTVLDLTSRATEVWAHPDSSSERAMVSISSSYPPACHFSPVLSGWGRTAGPWVGKTQQLGTPLSSDEYRQFFRSLQTSQRASTACHLRALYGCQNPVVRRLDEYENHGVIPEGPICSELQETSFFPNFCAFAFYRCTTKRYFIKRTACPGEHKPNLGSTQTFNNTALRSDAALSAIFSPQPIFPTSPATTQPSSSSPNTEGADISSFSPDDMPLLGNMQPSTSHPTEVTVSGQQQGKLPATDIEDLFLRLQDRHVQSLLHSMRQLLTMGKAVMEEELQAVALKLLVALNNASVSQGANSTDTEHGRKK from the exons ATGCCTCATCCTCAGCTTTTACCCTCTCACAGCACTGTTCTGGACCTCACATCCAGAGCAACAGAGGTCTGGGCTCACCCTGACAGCTCTTCTGAGCGTGCCATGGTTAGCATTTCCTCCTCCTACCCCCCTGCATGTCATTTCTCACCAGTGCTGTCAGGTTGGGGCCGCACTGCTGGCCCTTGGGTTGGAAAGACACAGCAACTGGGCACACCACTGTCCAGTGATGAGTACCGCCAGTTCTTCAGGTCCCTTCAGACCTCTCAACGCGCCAGCACCGCCTGCCACCTCCGCGCGCTGTACGGCTGCCAGAACCCCGTGGTCCGGAGACTGGATGAGTATGAAAACCATGGAGTCATCCCAGAAG GACCCATATGCTCTGAACTGCAAGAAACTTCCTTCTTCCCAAACTTCtgtgcatttgctttttatCGCTGCACTACAAAAAGGTATTTCATTAAG CGGACTGCATGCCCGGGAGAGCACAAGCCCAACCTGGGCAGCACACAAACTTTCAACAACACAGCCCTGAGAAGCGATGCAGCATTGTCTGCTATCTTCAGTCCCCAGCCCATTTTTCCCACCTCTCCTGCAACCACCCAGCCATCCAGCTCCAGCCCTAACACGGAAGGAGCTGACATCTCCAGCTTCTCACCTGATGACATGCCACTGCTGGGGAACATGCAGCCTTCCACCTCACATCCCACAGAGGTGACAGTCAGCGGCCAGCAGCAGGGAAAGCTGCCTGCCACCGACATTGAGGATCTCTTCCTGAGGCTGCAGGACAGGCACGTCCAGAGCTTGCTGCACTCAATGCGGCAGCTGCTGACCATGGGAAAGGCAGTGAtggaggaagagctgcaggctgTTGCCCTGAAGCTGCTGGTGGCCCTGAACAATGCAAGCGTGTCTCAGGGGGCAAACAGCACCGACACAgagcatggaagaaaaaagtga
- the LOC109365718 gene encoding acrosin-binding protein-like isoform X2 — protein sequence MAVMQALLVLIVLSGWGRTAGPWVGKTQQLGTPLSSDEYRQFFRSLQTSQRASTACHLRALYGCQNPVVRRLDEYENHGVIPEGPICSELQETSFFPNFCAFAFYRCTTKRYFIKRTACPGEHKPNLGSTQTFNNTALRSDAALSAIFSPQPIFPTSPATTQPSSSSPNTEGADISSFSPDDMPLLGNMQPSTSHPTEVTVSGQQQGKLPATDIEDLFLRLQDRHVQSLLHSMRQLLTMGKAVMEEELQAVALKLLVALNNASVSQGANSTDTEHGRKK from the exons ATGGCAGTCATGCAGGCTCTCCTGGTTCTGATCG TGCTGTCAGGTTGGGGCCGCACTGCTGGCCCTTGGGTTGGAAAGACACAGCAACTGGGCACACCACTGTCCAGTGATGAGTACCGCCAGTTCTTCAGGTCCCTTCAGACCTCTCAACGCGCCAGCACCGCCTGCCACCTCCGCGCGCTGTACGGCTGCCAGAACCCCGTGGTCCGGAGACTGGATGAGTATGAAAACCATGGAGTCATCCCAGAAG GACCCATATGCTCTGAACTGCAAGAAACTTCCTTCTTCCCAAACTTCtgtgcatttgctttttatCGCTGCACTACAAAAAGGTATTTCATTAAG CGGACTGCATGCCCGGGAGAGCACAAGCCCAACCTGGGCAGCACACAAACTTTCAACAACACAGCCCTGAGAAGCGATGCAGCATTGTCTGCTATCTTCAGTCCCCAGCCCATTTTTCCCACCTCTCCTGCAACCACCCAGCCATCCAGCTCCAGCCCTAACACGGAAGGAGCTGACATCTCCAGCTTCTCACCTGATGACATGCCACTGCTGGGGAACATGCAGCCTTCCACCTCACATCCCACAGAGGTGACAGTCAGCGGCCAGCAGCAGGGAAAGCTGCCTGCCACCGACATTGAGGATCTCTTCCTGAGGCTGCAGGACAGGCACGTCCAGAGCTTGCTGCACTCAATGCGGCAGCTGCTGACCATGGGAAAGGCAGTGAtggaggaagagctgcaggctgTTGCCCTGAAGCTGCTGGTGGCCCTGAACAATGCAAGCGTGTCTCAGGGGGCAAACAGCACCGACACAgagcatggaagaaaaaagtga